From the genome of Carassius auratus strain Wakin chromosome 26, ASM336829v1, whole genome shotgun sequence, one region includes:
- the LOC113044033 gene encoding polycystin-2 isoform X2, which translates to MQVTVNDTMSSSRVRPQAPQASPPYEGIEMEKMHHEEVGLGVPDESPSPPTSSSRQAWSRDNPVFEPEEGMMEADWPPASPGRRSVSTASSSSISARINRGLYPTPPAQEHRSCGKRILEKMRVLWDTRLLGESNSNREMYLKTVLREMITYILFLVTLCILTYGMVSTNMYYYTKVMSQLFLDTPLTSGEPTTFKTLSTMEDFWKFTEGPFLDGMYWEFWYNSKSLPENQSLIYYENLLLGVPRLRQLKVRNESCSVHEDLRDEVYDCYSVYSPANEDKSPFGPKNGTAWRYSEESRLGESSYWGQVSTYGGGGYYQDLSRTREKSANQLQELKNNLWLDRGTRAVFLDFSVYNGNVNLFCIVRLLLEFPATGGAVTSWQFQTVRLIRYVSSWDYFVGMCEVAFCVFVLYYLVEEVLEIRLHRLRYFKSLWNCLDVLIVALSVPAIIMNICRTSAVSHRLHFLLENHSTYPNFEPLARLQVHFNNLAAVIVFLSWVKLFKFINFNKTMNQLSTTMSRCAKDLMGFAIMFFIVFLAYAQLAYLVFGTQVNDFSTFQACIFTQFRIILGDFDFSEIEEADSVLGPIYFTTFVFFIFMILLNMFLAIINDTYSEVKADMAQQRSEMDITDLIKKSYNRAMVKLKLKKTSINDIPDSLHQAAGKLSFDELRQDLRGKGHSDAEIEAIFAKYDLDGDQELTEHEHQQMRDDLEKERDLDLEHSSLPRPVSGRSFSRSQDDSEEDDDEDSGHSSRRRGSSSGGVSYEEFQVLVRRVDRMEHSIGSIVSKIDAVIVKLEAMERAKMKRRDVLGRILDGVMEDERMGRDPELHREHMDKLVREELERWESDDTMSQVSHHQATPIIPSAQLRPRSSRSPSSLSNEGPDGAASGAANM; encoded by the exons ATGCAA GTTACTGTAAATGACACGATGAGCTCCAGTCGCGTCCGTCCTCAAGCACCGCAGGCCTCTCCGCCTTACGAAGGGATCGAGATGGAAAAGATGCATCATGAAGAGGTGGGCCTCGGAGTGCCCGATGAGAGCCCCTCTCCACCCACCTCCAGCTCCAGACAGGCGTGGAGCCGGGATAACCCAGTGTTCGAGCCGGAGGAGGGGATGATGGAGGCGGACTGGCCTCCTGCGAGCCCCGGCCGGAGGTCTGTGTCCACGGCGTCCAGCAGCAGCATCAGTGCGCGGATCAACAGAGGACTGTATCCAACTCCACCAGCACAAGAACACCGCAGCTGTGGGAAGAGGATACTGGAGAAAATGAGAG TGCTGTGGGATACCCGTCTTTTGGGTGAGAGCaacagcaacagagagatgtACCTGAAAACCGTCCTACGAGAAATGATCACCTACATCCTCTTTCTGGTCACCCTCTGCATAT TAACCTATGGAATGGTGAGCACCAACATGTACTACTACACCAAAGTCATGTCCCAACTCTTCTTGGATACACCGCTGACAAGCGGAGAACCGACGACCTTCAAGACCCTTTCAACCATGGAGGACTTCTGGAAA TTCACAGAAGGCCCTTTTCTTGATGGCATGTACTGGGAGTTCTGGTACAACAGCAAGAGCCTCCCAGAAAACCAGAGTCTGATCTACTACGAGAACCTCCTGTTGGGCGTCCCACGTCTCCGGCAACTCAAAGTACGCAATGAGTCCTGTTCTGTCCATGAGGACCTGCGAGACGAGGTTTACGACTGCTACAGTGTCTATTCTCCTGCCAATGAGGACAAGTCACCATTCGGACCGAAGAATGGGACAGC GTGGAGGTACTCAGAGGAGAGCAGGCTGGGTGAGAGCAGTTACTGGGGTCAGGTGTCGACCTATGGCGGTGGTGGATACTACCAGGACCTGTCACGCACTCGAGAGAAGTCAGCCAATCAGCTGCAGGAGTTAAAAAACAACCTGTGGTTGGACCGTGGCACTAGAGCAGTGTTCCTGGACTTCTCCGTCTACAATGGCAACGTTAACCTGTTTTGTATTGTGAG GTTGCTGTTGGAGTTTCCAGCCACAGGTGGCGCTGTGACCTCCTGGCAGTTCCAGACGGTGCGTCTCATCCGGTATGTGTCCAGCTGGGACTACTTTGTGGGCATGTGTGAAGTGGCCTTCTGCGTCTTTGTGCTGTATTACCTGGTGGAAGAAGTTCTAGAGATCCGCCTGCATCGTTTGCGTTACTTCAAGAGCCTGTGGAACTGCTTGGATGTTCTCATCGTCGCA CTCAGCGTTCCAGCCATCATTATGAACATCTGCAGAACGTCAGCGGTCAGTCACAGACTTCACTTCCTGTTGGAGAACCACAGCACATACCCCAACTTTGAGCCGCTTGCTCGCCTCCAGGTTCACTTCAACAACCTGGCTGCCGTCATTGTCTTCCTCTCATGGGTGAAG CTTTTTAAGTTCATTAATTTCAACAAGACCATGAATCAGCTGTCCACCACCATGTCACGCTGTGCCAAGGACCTGATGGGCTTCGCCATCATGTTTTTCATCGTGTTCCTGGCCTACGCTCAGCTGGCGTATTTAGTGTTTGGAACTCAAGTCAACGACTTCAGCACCTTCCAGGCCTGCAT TTTCACACAGTTCCGGATCATTCTGGGAGATTTTGACTTCTCAGAAATCGAGGAGGCCGATAGCGTGCTGGGCCCGATTTACTTCACCACCTTTGTGTTCTTCATCTTCATGATTCTACTG AATATGTTCTTGGCCATCATCAATGACACTTACTCTGAGGTGAAAGCTGACATGGCCCAGCAGAGGTCAGAGATGGATATCACAGACCTCATCAAGAAGAGCTACAACAGGGCGATGGTCAAACTCAAGCTGAAGAAGACCTCCATCAATGACATCCCAGACAGTTTACACCAGGCTGCAGGCAAACTCAGCTTCGATGAGCTCCGGCAGGACCTCAGAGG AAAGGGCCATTCGGATGCTGAGATTGAAGCCATTTTTGCCAAGTATGACCTTGACGGAGATCAGGAACTGACAGAACACGAGCACCAGCAAATGAGAGATGActtggagaaagagaga GACTTGGATCTGGAGCACAGTTCGCTGCCCAGGCCAGTGAGTGGGCGGAGCTTCTCGCGTAGCCAGGATGACTCCGAGGAGGACGATGATGAGGACAGTGGACACAGCTCTCGTCGCCGTGGCAGCAGCTCAGGGGGCGTGTCATACGAGGAGTTCCAAGT GCTCGTGCGTCGAGTGGACCGCATGGAGCACTCCATCGGCAGCATCGTGTCAAAGATCGACGCCGTCATCGTGAAGTTAGAGGCCATGGAGAGAGCCAAGATGAAGAGGAGAGATGTGCTCGGACGGATCCTGGATGGAGTCATGGAg
- the LOC113044033 gene encoding polycystin-2 isoform X3, whose protein sequence is MSSSRVRPQAPQASPPYEGIEMEKMHHEEVGLGVPDESPSPPTSSSRQAWSRDNPVFEPEEGMMEADWPPASPGRRSVSTASSSSISARINRGLYPTPPAQEHRSCGKRILEKMRVLWDTRLLGESNSNREMYLKTVLREMITYILFLVTLCILTYGMVSTNMYYYTKVMSQLFLDTPLTSGEPTTFKTLSTMEDFWKFTEGPFLDGMYWEFWYNSKSLPENQSLIYYENLLLGVPRLRQLKVRNESCSVHEDLRDEVYDCYSVYSPANEDKSPFGPKNGTAWRYSEESRLGESSYWGQVSTYGGGGYYQDLSRTREKSANQLQELKNNLWLDRGTRAVFLDFSVYNGNVNLFCIVRLLLEFPATGGAVTSWQFQTVRLIRYVSSWDYFVGMCEVAFCVFVLYYLVEEVLEIRLHRLRYFKSLWNCLDVLIVALSVPAIIMNICRTSAVSHRLHFLLENHSTYPNFEPLARLQVHFNNLAAVIVFLSWVKLFKFINFNKTMNQLSTTMSRCAKDLMGFAIMFFIVFLAYAQLAYLVFGTQVNDFSTFQACIFTQFRIILGDFDFSEIEEADSVLGPIYFTTFVFFIFMILLNMFLAIINDTYSEVKADMAQQRSEMDITDLIKKSYNRAMVKLKLKKTSINDIPDSLHQAAGKLSFDELRQDLRGKGHSDAEIEAIFAKYDLDGDQELTEHEHQQMRDDLEKEREDLDLEHSSLPRPVSGRSFSRSQDDSEEDDDEDSGHSSRRRGSSSGGVSYEEFQVLVRRVDRMEHSIGSIVSKIDAVIVKLEAMERAKMKRRDVLGRILDGVMEDERMGRDPELHREHMDKLVREELERWESDDTMSQVSHHQATPIIPSAQLRPRSSRSPSSLSNEGPDGAASGAANM, encoded by the exons ATGAGCTCCAGTCGCGTCCGTCCTCAAGCACCGCAGGCCTCTCCGCCTTACGAAGGGATCGAGATGGAAAAGATGCATCATGAAGAGGTGGGCCTCGGAGTGCCCGATGAGAGCCCCTCTCCACCCACCTCCAGCTCCAGACAGGCGTGGAGCCGGGATAACCCAGTGTTCGAGCCGGAGGAGGGGATGATGGAGGCGGACTGGCCTCCTGCGAGCCCCGGCCGGAGGTCTGTGTCCACGGCGTCCAGCAGCAGCATCAGTGCGCGGATCAACAGAGGACTGTATCCAACTCCACCAGCACAAGAACACCGCAGCTGTGGGAAGAGGATACTGGAGAAAATGAGAG TGCTGTGGGATACCCGTCTTTTGGGTGAGAGCaacagcaacagagagatgtACCTGAAAACCGTCCTACGAGAAATGATCACCTACATCCTCTTTCTGGTCACCCTCTGCATAT TAACCTATGGAATGGTGAGCACCAACATGTACTACTACACCAAAGTCATGTCCCAACTCTTCTTGGATACACCGCTGACAAGCGGAGAACCGACGACCTTCAAGACCCTTTCAACCATGGAGGACTTCTGGAAA TTCACAGAAGGCCCTTTTCTTGATGGCATGTACTGGGAGTTCTGGTACAACAGCAAGAGCCTCCCAGAAAACCAGAGTCTGATCTACTACGAGAACCTCCTGTTGGGCGTCCCACGTCTCCGGCAACTCAAAGTACGCAATGAGTCCTGTTCTGTCCATGAGGACCTGCGAGACGAGGTTTACGACTGCTACAGTGTCTATTCTCCTGCCAATGAGGACAAGTCACCATTCGGACCGAAGAATGGGACAGC GTGGAGGTACTCAGAGGAGAGCAGGCTGGGTGAGAGCAGTTACTGGGGTCAGGTGTCGACCTATGGCGGTGGTGGATACTACCAGGACCTGTCACGCACTCGAGAGAAGTCAGCCAATCAGCTGCAGGAGTTAAAAAACAACCTGTGGTTGGACCGTGGCACTAGAGCAGTGTTCCTGGACTTCTCCGTCTACAATGGCAACGTTAACCTGTTTTGTATTGTGAG GTTGCTGTTGGAGTTTCCAGCCACAGGTGGCGCTGTGACCTCCTGGCAGTTCCAGACGGTGCGTCTCATCCGGTATGTGTCCAGCTGGGACTACTTTGTGGGCATGTGTGAAGTGGCCTTCTGCGTCTTTGTGCTGTATTACCTGGTGGAAGAAGTTCTAGAGATCCGCCTGCATCGTTTGCGTTACTTCAAGAGCCTGTGGAACTGCTTGGATGTTCTCATCGTCGCA CTCAGCGTTCCAGCCATCATTATGAACATCTGCAGAACGTCAGCGGTCAGTCACAGACTTCACTTCCTGTTGGAGAACCACAGCACATACCCCAACTTTGAGCCGCTTGCTCGCCTCCAGGTTCACTTCAACAACCTGGCTGCCGTCATTGTCTTCCTCTCATGGGTGAAG CTTTTTAAGTTCATTAATTTCAACAAGACCATGAATCAGCTGTCCACCACCATGTCACGCTGTGCCAAGGACCTGATGGGCTTCGCCATCATGTTTTTCATCGTGTTCCTGGCCTACGCTCAGCTGGCGTATTTAGTGTTTGGAACTCAAGTCAACGACTTCAGCACCTTCCAGGCCTGCAT TTTCACACAGTTCCGGATCATTCTGGGAGATTTTGACTTCTCAGAAATCGAGGAGGCCGATAGCGTGCTGGGCCCGATTTACTTCACCACCTTTGTGTTCTTCATCTTCATGATTCTACTG AATATGTTCTTGGCCATCATCAATGACACTTACTCTGAGGTGAAAGCTGACATGGCCCAGCAGAGGTCAGAGATGGATATCACAGACCTCATCAAGAAGAGCTACAACAGGGCGATGGTCAAACTCAAGCTGAAGAAGACCTCCATCAATGACATCCCAGACAGTTTACACCAGGCTGCAGGCAAACTCAGCTTCGATGAGCTCCGGCAGGACCTCAGAGG AAAGGGCCATTCGGATGCTGAGATTGAAGCCATTTTTGCCAAGTATGACCTTGACGGAGATCAGGAACTGACAGAACACGAGCACCAGCAAATGAGAGATGActtggagaaagagaga GAGGACTTGGATCTGGAGCACAGTTCGCTGCCCAGGCCAGTGAGTGGGCGGAGCTTCTCGCGTAGCCAGGATGACTCCGAGGAGGACGATGATGAGGACAGTGGACACAGCTCTCGTCGCCGTGGCAGCAGCTCAGGGGGCGTGTCATACGAGGAGTTCCAAGT GCTCGTGCGTCGAGTGGACCGCATGGAGCACTCCATCGGCAGCATCGTGTCAAAGATCGACGCCGTCATCGTGAAGTTAGAGGCCATGGAGAGAGCCAAGATGAAGAGGAGAGATGTGCTCGGACGGATCCTGGATGGAGTCATGGAg
- the LOC113044033 gene encoding polycystin-2 isoform X1, with protein MQVTVNDTMSSSRVRPQAPQASPPYEGIEMEKMHHEEVGLGVPDESPSPPTSSSRQAWSRDNPVFEPEEGMMEADWPPASPGRRSVSTASSSSISARINRGLYPTPPAQEHRSCGKRILEKMRVLWDTRLLGESNSNREMYLKTVLREMITYILFLVTLCILTYGMVSTNMYYYTKVMSQLFLDTPLTSGEPTTFKTLSTMEDFWKFTEGPFLDGMYWEFWYNSKSLPENQSLIYYENLLLGVPRLRQLKVRNESCSVHEDLRDEVYDCYSVYSPANEDKSPFGPKNGTAWRYSEESRLGESSYWGQVSTYGGGGYYQDLSRTREKSANQLQELKNNLWLDRGTRAVFLDFSVYNGNVNLFCIVRLLLEFPATGGAVTSWQFQTVRLIRYVSSWDYFVGMCEVAFCVFVLYYLVEEVLEIRLHRLRYFKSLWNCLDVLIVALSVPAIIMNICRTSAVSHRLHFLLENHSTYPNFEPLARLQVHFNNLAAVIVFLSWVKLFKFINFNKTMNQLSTTMSRCAKDLMGFAIMFFIVFLAYAQLAYLVFGTQVNDFSTFQACIFTQFRIILGDFDFSEIEEADSVLGPIYFTTFVFFIFMILLNMFLAIINDTYSEVKADMAQQRSEMDITDLIKKSYNRAMVKLKLKKTSINDIPDSLHQAAGKLSFDELRQDLRGKGHSDAEIEAIFAKYDLDGDQELTEHEHQQMRDDLEKEREDLDLEHSSLPRPVSGRSFSRSQDDSEEDDDEDSGHSSRRRGSSSGGVSYEEFQVLVRRVDRMEHSIGSIVSKIDAVIVKLEAMERAKMKRRDVLGRILDGVMEDERMGRDPELHREHMDKLVREELERWESDDTMSQVSHHQATPIIPSAQLRPRSSRSPSSLSNEGPDGAASGAANM; from the exons ATGCAA GTTACTGTAAATGACACGATGAGCTCCAGTCGCGTCCGTCCTCAAGCACCGCAGGCCTCTCCGCCTTACGAAGGGATCGAGATGGAAAAGATGCATCATGAAGAGGTGGGCCTCGGAGTGCCCGATGAGAGCCCCTCTCCACCCACCTCCAGCTCCAGACAGGCGTGGAGCCGGGATAACCCAGTGTTCGAGCCGGAGGAGGGGATGATGGAGGCGGACTGGCCTCCTGCGAGCCCCGGCCGGAGGTCTGTGTCCACGGCGTCCAGCAGCAGCATCAGTGCGCGGATCAACAGAGGACTGTATCCAACTCCACCAGCACAAGAACACCGCAGCTGTGGGAAGAGGATACTGGAGAAAATGAGAG TGCTGTGGGATACCCGTCTTTTGGGTGAGAGCaacagcaacagagagatgtACCTGAAAACCGTCCTACGAGAAATGATCACCTACATCCTCTTTCTGGTCACCCTCTGCATAT TAACCTATGGAATGGTGAGCACCAACATGTACTACTACACCAAAGTCATGTCCCAACTCTTCTTGGATACACCGCTGACAAGCGGAGAACCGACGACCTTCAAGACCCTTTCAACCATGGAGGACTTCTGGAAA TTCACAGAAGGCCCTTTTCTTGATGGCATGTACTGGGAGTTCTGGTACAACAGCAAGAGCCTCCCAGAAAACCAGAGTCTGATCTACTACGAGAACCTCCTGTTGGGCGTCCCACGTCTCCGGCAACTCAAAGTACGCAATGAGTCCTGTTCTGTCCATGAGGACCTGCGAGACGAGGTTTACGACTGCTACAGTGTCTATTCTCCTGCCAATGAGGACAAGTCACCATTCGGACCGAAGAATGGGACAGC GTGGAGGTACTCAGAGGAGAGCAGGCTGGGTGAGAGCAGTTACTGGGGTCAGGTGTCGACCTATGGCGGTGGTGGATACTACCAGGACCTGTCACGCACTCGAGAGAAGTCAGCCAATCAGCTGCAGGAGTTAAAAAACAACCTGTGGTTGGACCGTGGCACTAGAGCAGTGTTCCTGGACTTCTCCGTCTACAATGGCAACGTTAACCTGTTTTGTATTGTGAG GTTGCTGTTGGAGTTTCCAGCCACAGGTGGCGCTGTGACCTCCTGGCAGTTCCAGACGGTGCGTCTCATCCGGTATGTGTCCAGCTGGGACTACTTTGTGGGCATGTGTGAAGTGGCCTTCTGCGTCTTTGTGCTGTATTACCTGGTGGAAGAAGTTCTAGAGATCCGCCTGCATCGTTTGCGTTACTTCAAGAGCCTGTGGAACTGCTTGGATGTTCTCATCGTCGCA CTCAGCGTTCCAGCCATCATTATGAACATCTGCAGAACGTCAGCGGTCAGTCACAGACTTCACTTCCTGTTGGAGAACCACAGCACATACCCCAACTTTGAGCCGCTTGCTCGCCTCCAGGTTCACTTCAACAACCTGGCTGCCGTCATTGTCTTCCTCTCATGGGTGAAG CTTTTTAAGTTCATTAATTTCAACAAGACCATGAATCAGCTGTCCACCACCATGTCACGCTGTGCCAAGGACCTGATGGGCTTCGCCATCATGTTTTTCATCGTGTTCCTGGCCTACGCTCAGCTGGCGTATTTAGTGTTTGGAACTCAAGTCAACGACTTCAGCACCTTCCAGGCCTGCAT TTTCACACAGTTCCGGATCATTCTGGGAGATTTTGACTTCTCAGAAATCGAGGAGGCCGATAGCGTGCTGGGCCCGATTTACTTCACCACCTTTGTGTTCTTCATCTTCATGATTCTACTG AATATGTTCTTGGCCATCATCAATGACACTTACTCTGAGGTGAAAGCTGACATGGCCCAGCAGAGGTCAGAGATGGATATCACAGACCTCATCAAGAAGAGCTACAACAGGGCGATGGTCAAACTCAAGCTGAAGAAGACCTCCATCAATGACATCCCAGACAGTTTACACCAGGCTGCAGGCAAACTCAGCTTCGATGAGCTCCGGCAGGACCTCAGAGG AAAGGGCCATTCGGATGCTGAGATTGAAGCCATTTTTGCCAAGTATGACCTTGACGGAGATCAGGAACTGACAGAACACGAGCACCAGCAAATGAGAGATGActtggagaaagagaga GAGGACTTGGATCTGGAGCACAGTTCGCTGCCCAGGCCAGTGAGTGGGCGGAGCTTCTCGCGTAGCCAGGATGACTCCGAGGAGGACGATGATGAGGACAGTGGACACAGCTCTCGTCGCCGTGGCAGCAGCTCAGGGGGCGTGTCATACGAGGAGTTCCAAGT GCTCGTGCGTCGAGTGGACCGCATGGAGCACTCCATCGGCAGCATCGTGTCAAAGATCGACGCCGTCATCGTGAAGTTAGAGGCCATGGAGAGAGCCAAGATGAAGAGGAGAGATGTGCTCGGACGGATCCTGGATGGAGTCATGGAg